The nucleotide window GGCGCACCGGCGCCCTATGAATCGCGCGACCAGTACGGGCTGGCCTCGGGCGAGGCGGTGATGGCGCTGATCGAAAGGAACATCCGCGCCCGCGACGTGGTGACCCGCAAGGCGCTGGAGAACGCGGCGCGGGTGGTGGCCTGCACCGGCGGCTCGACCAATGCCGGGCTGCACCTGCCGGCCATCGCGCATGAGGCGGGGATCGCGTTCGACCTGTTCGACGTTTGCGACATCTTCCGCGACACGCCCTATTTCGTGAACCTGCGCCCCGGCGGCGATTATGTCGCCAAGGACCTGTTCGACGCCGGCGGCGTGCCGGTGGTGCTGCGCGAACTGCGCAAGGCGGGGCTGATCCACGAGGATTGCCTGACCGCCTCGGGCCGCAGCATGGGCGAGGAACTGGACCGCATCACCCGCGAGGCGGACGGCAAGGTCATCCACCCGGTGACGGCGCCGCTGTCCCGGACCGGCGGCGTGGTCGGGTTGAAGGGCAACCTCGCCCCGGACGGCGCCATCGTGAAAGTGGCGGGCATGGCGCCCGAGGACCAGGTCTTCACCGGCCCCGCCCGGGTCTTCGACTGCGAGGAGGACGCCTTCGAAGCGGTCATGCGCCGCGATTACGCCGAGGGCTGCGTGATCGTCATCCGCAACGAGGGTCCGGCCGGCGGCCCCGGGATGCGCGAAATGCTGGCGACCACGGCGGCGCTGTCCGGCCAGGGCATGGGCAAGAAGGTGGCGCTGATCACCGACGGGCGGTTTTCCGGCGCGACGCGCGGCTTCTGCGTCGGCCATGTCGGCCCCGAGGCGGCGCATGGCGGTCCCATCGCCCTGCTGCGCGACGGAGACATCATCACCATCGACGCCGTCGGGGGCGCGCTCTCGGTGGCGCTGACCGAGGCGGAGCTGGCGCAGCGCCGCGCCGAATGGCCGGGGCCGCGGCCGACCGATTACGCCTCGGGCGCGCTGTGGAAATATGCCCAGCTCGTCGGCAAGGCCCGCTACGGTGCCGTCACCCATCCCGGGGCGGCGGCGGAAACCCACGTCTACATGGATCAGTGACAGGCAGAACGGCATGGCGATGCGTCCCCGCAAGTGGATCGAACGGAAAACCCGCGCCCGGGCCCTGCGCCATTGGGAGGCGCTGGCCGATCATGCCGGAACCCTGGGCCCGGGCCGGTTGCGCGGGCTGCGCGAGGAGGCGCTGGCGCTGCGCGCCAGGCTCGACCGTTTCCTGCTGCGCGCCGACCGCCGCGTCGCCCGGTCCCGCGCGGCGCTGGACGCGCTGCACCTGCCGGGCGGCACCGACTGGCGCTGGCGGCCGGGGTTCATGACCGGCCAGATCTCGCCCCGGGGCGTGGCCGGGCCTGAAAGCGGCGGCAAGCTGGGCGATGCGGCGGCGGTCTGGCACGATTGTCCGGAGCGGGCGCTGATCCTCGAACAGCTCGACAATGCCGGGGCGACGGATCTGGCGCCCTTCGGCATCCGGCTGGAGGTCTTCGGCTTTGCCGGCAACTTCCTGTCGCTGTCGATCGACCTGCCGGTCAGCGCGCTGGCCGGGCTGACGCGCAGCCATGTGCTGCGGCTGGAAACCGGCGTCCTGGCCGAGCGGGCGCTGAACGTCTATGCGCGGCTGAACATCGGCCACGGTCCCAATATCGACGAGGTGACGCTGCAGTTGCGCAGCTTCGAGCCGGGCCAGCCCGGCCAGCAGGTGACCGAGTTCGACCTGGCCTATACCGAGATGAACGAGAAGCGGCTGGAAAAGATCTGGCTGGACCTGATCTTCGAATCCCCCCGGATGAACGCGGTCGAGATCCGCGAGCTGTTCTTCTCGCGCCACCTGCGGGCCGAATTCTGAAGCAAGGAAACAGGATGAACGAATTTGAATCCCTGGGTCTGAAAGGCGGGATCTGGCAAGGCGTATTGCAGCGCCCCACGCCGCCCGCCCGGCTGGTTCTGGTGCATATGGGTGCCCGCGTCGCCGAGGCGCGGGTCAGCCCGGACGCCGCGGGCGGCTGGCGCGTCGCGGCGCCGATCCCGGCCGAGCGGCTGTCCGACGGGGTGCAAAGTTTCCTGCTGCTCGAGGATCAGGGCGAGGAGGGCGAGCCGCCCCGGCCCGGCGCCCTGCATCTGGGCAGCCTGACCCTGGTCGCCGGCGCGCTGCTGGACGACGACCTGCGCGCCGAGCTGGAGCTGATGCGGGCCGAGCTGGAGCTGCTCAAGAAGGAACTGCGCCGGCTGGCCGCCCGGACCGAGGCCGGCTAGGCCCGCCGCCCCCGCCGTTCAGTCGCGGGTCCAGTAGCCGTAACCGCCCAGATCGGCAAAGCCCAGCCGCTGGTAAAGCGCCCGGGCGTGGGCATTGTCGCGCCGGACCGCCAGGGCAAGCCGGGTCGCGCCCTCGGCCGCGGCCCATTCGGCGGCCTTGCGCAGCAGCCAGCCCGCCACGCCCTGCCGGCGCAGCGCCGGCACCACCTCGATGCCGTGGATCATCGCCACCCGGCCGTCCCGCGCCACGAAGGCCGCGCCGGCGGCGCGATCCTGCACCCGGCCCAGGATCGCGGTCCTGGGCTGCGCCACGCGTTCCATCACCGCCTGCCGGCTGGCCGGGATGCCCCCCGCCGCCCAGATGTCGCGCTGGATGGCCAATGGCGGCCAGATCGCGAAGGCGGCCAGCGGCGGCGCCGGCTCGGCCGCCAAGGCTGCGCAATCGGCGGCCATGATCGCGGTCGGCGTGCCGGGGCGATAGCCCTGCGCCCGCAGCGCCTCTTGCAGCGCGGTATCGGCGTCGGTCACCCGGAACATCGGCCGCTCGTCCCAGCCGCGCTGGATGGCTTCGATGCGCGGGATCGCCGCCGCCTGCCAGTCCGGCGCCAGCACCCGGGCCGAGCTGACCCGGCCGCCGGCCCCCAGCCCGCGCCCGACGCGAAACCCGCCGGCCTCGGCATATTCGGCCGCCGGCCAGGTGCTTTCGAAGGCGCGGGCGATTTCTGGATCGGCGATCACAGCGCCAGCCTTTCGCGCAGCGCGGTCATGGCATCGGTGACGCGCTGGCCGTCCAGCCCGCGGATCACCAGGCTGGTGCCGTAGCGCTGGCCGCGCTGGAACGGATACGATCCCAGCGACAGGTCGGGGAAATCGTCGGCGACCGCGCGCAGCTCGTCGGCCACGTCGGATTCCGGCCGCAGCACCTCCAGCGCCTCGCTGACCGAGGGGCGGCCGGTCGGCAGCTTGTCCACGATGGCCTCGACCATGGCGCGGAACACCTCGGGGACGCCGGCCATGACATGGGTGTTGCCGATGTGGAAGCCGGGCGCGGCGGAATGGGCGTTGGGGATCAGCGCCGCGCCCAGCGGGATGCGGGCCATGCGCAGCCGGTTGCCGGTGACCTCGACGCCGCGCGCCTCCCAGCGGGCGACCATGACGCGGCGCGCCTCCTCGTTGATCTCGATGCCCACGCCAAAGGCGTCGGCCACCGCATCGGCGGTGATGTCGTCATGCGTCGGCCCGATGCCGCCGCTGGTGAACAACATGTCCCAGGCGCCGCCCAGCGACTTGTCCAGCGCCCGGATCGCCGCGACGATCTGGTCATGGTCGTCGCCGACGATGCGCACCTCGCGCAGGTCGACGCCGATGCTGTTCAGCACCTGCGACAGGTAATGGGCATTGCCCTCGCGCGTGCGGCCGGACAGGATCTCGTCCCCGATGACGAGAATGGCGGCGGTGGGATTGTCGGACTGCATCGGCGCGCTGCCTCCTGGCGATCTGGCTCACTCGGGGAAATGTATAGGTCCGTGCGCGGGGCTGGAACAAGTGGCGCCTTGGGTCTATCTGTGAAACAGGAGATCACGAGGACGATATGAACGACGCACGCCAGACCCGCGAGGGCATCCGCATCCACGAGCCGCAGGACTTCCAGGGCATGCGGGCGGCCGGGCTGATCGCGGCGCAGATCCTGGACGAGGTCGGGGCGCTGGTGCGGCCGGGCGCCGCCACCGGCGCGCTGGACGACTTCATCCGCGGCCGGGTCGGGGAACTGGGCGCCACCAGCGCCACCATCGGCTATCGCGGCTACCAGCATGCCAGCTGCATCAGCGTGAACCATGTCGTCTGCCACGGCATCCCCGGCGAGAAGCTGCTGGCCGAGGGCGACATCCTGAACATCGACGTGACGGTGATCGTGGACGGCTGGTATGGCGACAGTTCGCGCATGTATGTGGCGGGCAAGCCCAGCGTCAAGGCGCGCCGGCTGATCCAGGTCACCCATGACAGCCTGATGAAGGGCATCGAGGCGGTGCGGCCCGGCGCCACCTTCGGCGATATCGGCTGGGCGATCCAGAGCTATGTGGAACAGAACCGCATGTCGGTGGTGCGCGACTTCTGCGGCCACGGCCTCGGCCGCACCTTCCACGCGCCGCCGAACGTCCTGCATTTCGGCCGCCCCGGCAAGGGCCCGGTGCTGGAAGAGGGCATGTTCTTCACCATCGAGCCGATGGTGAACCTGGGCCGGCCCGAGACCAAGATCCTTGCCGACGACTGGACGGCGGTGACCCGCGACAAGTCGCTCTCGGCCCAGTTCGAGCATTCGATTGGCGTGACCGCGGACGGCTGCGAGATCTTCACCCTGTCGCCCAAGGGCCTGTTCTTCCCCGATCTGGGCTGAGTTCGCGACCCCCCGGCGTCTTCGTCCCGAAAATACCCGTGCGACCGCGCAACCGTCGCTGTCGCATGGGTATTTATGCAACAGAGAAAACGCAGGCCGGCGCGCGAAGGCTGGTCCCGGCGCCTGTTTCACCGTTTGAGAAATACCCCTGCAACGCCGCCTGCCGGCGCGGCGTCAAGGCTTGCGGATGGTCTCGCCCGGCATGATGGTCGGGGCCAGGGCGATGATGCCGTTCTCGGGCCGCGGCTCCTTGCCGGCGACGATGCGGGCCGCGCGCCGGCCGATATCGATGCGCCGCGCGTCGGTGGTGGTCAGCCGCATCGGCAACCCGTCCAGCAGCTCGACGCCGTTGAAGCCGGCAAGCCCCAGCCGGCCCGGGATGTCATAGCCCTTCTCCATGCACCACAACAGCCCGCCGGCCCCGATCATGTCGTTGGAGAAATACAGAAAGTCCAGCTCCGGCTCGCGCGTCAGGATGCGCTCGGTCAGCTCGCGGCCCTTGTGCAGCGACGAGCCGCCCTGGTAATATTCCCGTGCCGCCAGTTGCAGCCCATGCTCGCCCAGCCGTTCCTCGAAACCGGCAAGCCGCTTGCGGGCGCGATGGTCCTCGGGCATGTGCGTGCCGATGAAACCGATGCGGCGATAGCCGGCGGCGAGGATCTCGTCGGCCATCTCGGCGCCGGCGCGGCGATGGCTGATGCCGACGGCCGTGTCGATGGGTTCGCCGTCGATATCCATGATCTCGACCACGGGCAGGCCGGCATTGTCCAGCATGGCCCGTGCCGCGCGGCTGTGCTCGAGCCCGGCCAGGATCACCCCCGAAGGCCGCCAGCTGAGCATGTCGTAAAGCACCGCGTCCTCGCGCGAGGGGGAATAGTTCGTGACCCCGACCACCGGCTGCAGCCCGGTATCGTCCAGCTCGGCCGAGATGCCGCCCAGCACGTCGGGAAACACCATGTTCGACAGTGATGGGATGACCACGGCGACCAGGTTCACGCGCTGGCTGGCCAGCCCGCCGGCGATCTTGTTCGGGACATAGCCGAGCGCGCGGGCGGCGGTCAGCACCTTTTCGCGGGTGGCGGCCGAGACATCGCCGCGATTGCGCAGCACGCGGCTGACCGTCATCTCCGAGACGCCCGAGGCTTCGGACACATCGCGCAATGTCAGGGGGCGGCGGGGTCTTTTCGTATTCATCACAACTACCGGGACGCAATCATGTTACCGTTATCGCGTCCCGCCGGTGGCGGCAAGCTAGCTTGCCATTTCGCCGATCTGCGGGCAAAAGGGGGCGCGGCGGCCCCGTGGCTCAACTGGATAGAGCAGCCCCCTCCTAAGGGGCAGGTTGCAGGTTCAAGTCCTGCCGGGGTCACCAGAAAATCCAAGCGGTTGCTGATAAGGCATGAGAGTGCACGATTCCGCGGTTTTTCGTGCATATCCCTGTCAAGCGCGAAGCCCTGCACGAAGGGGGCGGGCAGCAGATCAGATTGGTTTGTATCGATACTTTCCTGGGGATCGGCCGATATCCGGGTTCATTCCTGCCAAGGTCATTTCACTGCTTTTTCATGACTGACGGCGCCAGGAGGGCCGGCATCGCCTCCTGACGCTGAGAGATCGGGCCGAAATCGAGACCATCCGGGGCGAATGCCCGGATGTCGGATGCCTTCAGCCGCGAAACGATCGTGTTGCGGTGAAGGCCTCCGTCATCCGACGCTGCATCCGTCGGGTGACGGGGTGCAGCGTCTTCAGTGCCACCGCGCCTCGACCATTGCCTGAAACCGCCGCTTGTCCCGCAATCCGATAGCGCGCGCGAATTTCGCCGTGGACATGACGCCGCGCAAGGCATCCGTCGAGCGCATTCTGTTCCTGGTATGATCCTGCCGCCATTGGTCCATCGACGACTTCCGGACTGGGAAGGCGCCGCAATCTTCGCCCGTGGCAACCCGACCCACCTGCAGCTCTCGCGTGCGGATGGCGGAAATGATATCCCCGGCCGCAGCATGGGTTCGGGCACTTGCGTCCTGACTGCTCTCCCAGCCTGGTTCACCGGAGGAAACAGGCCCCGCCAGCACCTGCAACTCGGCGTTCAGGGCCAGCCCATCCGAGATCCGCCATTTCAGCGTGATGCCCGGGTGTCGGCTGCACGGGTGTCGCCATTCGGCACGGCCCTGCCGGCCGGCTGACCCAAGCGATCCGGGACGGGTGGCGGCTGCCCCCGTCACGGCCTTTCCTGCCGCCCCCGGTCAGCCCGGATAGGCGCGCGTCGAAACCAGCCGGTGATAGGCGAGGGCGACCAGAACCAGCGTCACGGTGCCCGCCAGGATCGGCAGGCCCAGGAAGGACCAGCCCGCGCCGGTCAGGATCACCACCAGCGGGTCGCCACCCGCCGGCGGGTGCACGGTTCCGGTCAGCTGCATGACGGCGATGGCCAGGCCGACGCCGAGCCCCATGGCCAGCACGGAATCGCCGACCAGGTTCAGCACCAGCAGCCCGACCAGCGCCGACAGGAAATGCCCGCCGATCACGTTGCGCGGCCGGGCCAGCGGGCTTTGCGGCAGGGCGAACAGCAGCACGCAGCTTGCCCCGAAGGGCGCGATCAGCAGCGCGTGCTCCAGCGATTGCGCAAGCCCCGCCAGCAGGCAGATCGCCACCGCTCCGCCCAGGCCCGAAACCAAGGCGGGCAACAGGTTCAGGCGGGCATAGACGGCCAGAGCCCGCGGCTTTTCCCGCTCGGCGGCCCGTGTTTGCGAATACATGTCATTCTCCCGGGAAACGGCCCGCGCGATCTTTCTCGCGCGGGCCGGCAGGTGTCAGCCGACCTTCTCGAACTTCGCGGCCTCTTCCGAGCCGCGCGTCGCATTGCCCTTGGAATAGGAATGCGCGCCGACGCCGGCCAGGCTGCCGCCCTGCACGATCAAGTATTCGTCGCGGATCGGCCGGCCCTCGAAATGGCATTCCAGGATCTCGCGCGTGCCGGCGGCATAGCGGGCCTGCGCCGACAGCGAGGTGCCCGAGATATGCGGCGTCATCGCGTTATGCGGCATGGTGCGCCAGGGATGATCCTGCGGCGCCGGCTGCGGGAACCAGACGTCGCCGCCATAGCCGGCCAGTTGGCCGCTTTCCAGCGCCCGGGCCACCGCGTCGCGGTCGCAGAGCTTGCCGCGCGCCGTGTTGACCAGATAGGCGCCGCGCTTGAACAGCTTCAGCGTCTTGTCGTTGACCATGTGCTCGGTCTCGGGATGCAGCGGGCAGTTCAGCGTGACGATGTCGCAGGCCGGGAACATGTCCCGCGGCGTCTCGTGCCAGGTCAGGCCCAGTTCCTGCTCGACCTCGCGCGGCAGGCGGTGGCGGTCGGTATAGTGCAGGTGCATGCCGAAGGGCTTGAAGCGGCGCAGCACCGCCAGACCGATGCGGCCGGCGGCGACGGTGCCGACATGCATCCCCTCGATGTCGTAAGAGCGGGTGACGCAATCGGCGATGTTCCAGCCGCCCTTCACCGCCCAGTCATGCGAGGGGGTGTAGTTGCGCACCAGGTTCAGCGCCGTCATCACCACATGTTCGGACACGCTGATCGAGTTGCAGAAGGTCACCTCGGCCACGGTGATGCCGCGGTCGATGGCGGCCTGCAGGTCGACATGGTCCGAGCCGATGCCGGCGGTCAGCGCCAGCTTCAGCTTCGGCGCCTTGGCGATGCGCTCGGCGGTCAGGTAGGCCGGCCAGAACGGCTGCGAGATGACGACCTCGGCATCGTGCAGGTGCTTTTCCAGCTCGCTGTCGGGACCGTCCTTGGACGAGGTCACCACCAGCTCGTGGCCCTGTGCTTCCAGGTATTTGCGCAAGCCCAGCGCGCCCGAGACCGAGCCGAGCAGGCTGCCCGGCACGAAGTCGATGGCCTTGGGCGTGGGCAGGGTCTGCCCGTCGGGATAGCGCTCGATCACCGGCAGGGAATCGCGGGCGTAAGAGGTCGGATAGCCGTCGACCGGATCATCGTAAAGAACGCAAACTACCTTGGCCATGTCACTTCCTTTTTGCTTCGTTGCGGCAGCCAGAAGCCCTGCCTTCGCGCCGCATCCGGCACAAAGGATCACCGGCCTGTCCCTTGCGGTCAGGCGGACCGGCCGCTTGCGGCCGGGGTGAATGTCGGGGCTTCCCTCCCTGGATGCCTCGGGTTGAGCGAGGTGTCTTGTGGACAGGGCAAGCCTGCATTCCGCGGCAGGCATTGGCAAATCGGAGTTTTTCAACGATCCATAGACGGGGTCGATCAAGCTGCGGCGCAGCATCCACCGACGCGGCGATTCCGCCGCCGCTGGGCGCGCGATCGCGCGCCGCATCGCGGATCGCGGTCACGCCGAGCGTCTCGCCCGGATCGAGTGGACCGGCGTCGAGATGACGGGAAAGCCCGAGCCGGCGCAGCAGGCCATCGACACCAGGTTGGATCGTCGGTGCGCCGGTTGACGCCGGCCCGGTCTAGGCCGGGGCGCGGAACAGGCCGGCAACCAGACGCGGCAGGATCTCCTTGCCGGTCAGCGGCGCCAGGGGCAGGCCGGCCGCTGCCGGATCGATCCAGACCGCCTCGGCAATCTCGGCGCCCGCGGCGATGTCCGCTTCCCCGCTCAGTCGCAGCAGAAACAGCTCTGCCACCACCTGACAGCCGGGCTCATTCGCGGCAGGCGCCCGGAACCGGCCCAGATGCCGCAGCGCATCGGCACCGATCTGCAATCCGATTTCCTCGCCAAGCTCCCGGCAAAGCGCGCTTTCGGGGCTTTCGCCTGGATCGATCTTGCCGCCTGGCTGTTGAAACGCCCGGGTGCCCGCTTTGCGCACCAGAAGCGTTCGGCCATCGGGGTCGAGAATCAGTGCGGCCGATATCCGAATCTCCTTGGTCAAACGCAGCCTCCTGGCGGATCACGGCTCATGCAGGTCGGCGTCGCCGAACAGGCCGTTCGCGACCGCCCGTTGGGCGCAATCCTGCAAGGCCCGCACCATGGGGGATTGCGGCATCCGATCGGCAAGGACAAGGCCGATTTCCTGCACCTGTGCCGGGGTCGTCATCGGGATCAGCGCCAGATCGGGCACGCCGCCAAAAACCATGCCGAACGTATGCGGCACGATGGCGCACCAAGGCCCGCGCCGCAGATGCGCCATCACCCCCAGGAAGGAATTGGTGGTGATCCGCGGCTTCAATGTCACGCCGGAACTGGCGGCGATACGGTCAATGATGCGGCGGTTCTGCATGTCGTCTGACAACAGGCAGAGCGGGTGCGCGACCGCTTCCGCCCAGCAGATGCCCGCCCGGCCGGCAAGGGCGTCCGTCTGGCGCGTGGCAAAGACATAGCGCTCGGAGTAAAGCCGCTGGCAGCGCACATGCTGCAAGGGCTCGTTGTCGAGATAGGTGATGCCGCCGTCGATGTCGAAGCTGTCGATCCCCTTCTGGATAGACCGCGACGACATGGAGCGCAGCACGATCTCGGCATGCGGATTGCGGGCCATGAAGGCATCGGTCAGGATCGCGGTCGCCGGCATTGCGGCGGGGATCACGCCCAGTCTCAAGCAGCCCTTCAGCCCGGTGCTGTGCTTGCGGCTGAGATCGTCGCGCATGCTGTCGTGATCGGACAGGATCTGACGGCCCCAGTTCAGCACCTTTTCGCCCTCGGCGGTCAGCGACAGAAACCGGTGACCGCGCACGATCAGGCCCAGGTCGAGCTCTTCCTCGAGCTTGCGGATGGCGTGCGACAGCGTGGGTTGGGTGACGTTGCAGCGCTCGGCGGCGCGGCCGAAATGCTGCTCTTCGGCCAGCGTCACGAAAAATCTGAGATGACGTATCAGCATGATAATACTTTTCCGGTGCCAGGTTCGTCGCGGTCCCGGAACCAAACGAAAGGTTGCGTGGCGGCTGGCAGGAGAGAGCGGCGCCGCGGCCCCGACCCGAGATCACCGCAGATCGCGCAGCAGGCGCGAGACATGCGTGGGCCGCCAGGCCGTGCCGTTTTCGGTGGTCCAGCCGCGCTGGTTCAGGGCCGATGCGATCTCGCTCAGGGTTGATCCGCTTTCACGCATCGGCAGCACGATCGGCAGGGCATGGTCCGCGATGTCGCTGGGCCGGCGTTCGCCGTTCGCCTTCCCGGCCGCCGCCCAAGGCAGATCATGCGACTGGTCTGTCTGTTGCTTCTCAAGGTCGAAGGCGCGCTCCTGTGCAATCATCCGGGCGTAGATCTGCAATTCGCTCTTGCGGGCATAAGGCAGCCCGGCGACGCGCAGCCGAATCCCGGGATCGGCGAAGACGGCGGCATGGCCGACTCTGTCGAAGGGGATGCGGTCCAGGCGCGCGACCAACAGCTCTGCGCCGTTCAGGCGGCAAAGCTCCAGCGCCGCCGCCAGGGCCGGGAAATTCTGCGCGGCGGTCGCGTTGCGGTCGCAAAACAGCTTTGCCACCTGGGCGGCGGCGCCAGCAAAGCTGCCCAGGAAAAAAGCGATGTCCCGCCTTTGCGCCGACAGACTACGCCCCGAGTGACTCCGGTCCTCTGGTCCAAGGCGTGTGTAGATCACGAACCGGGTCATCGCTTTGCCTTTCCGCTTGCCGGCCCGGCGTTGAAAACGCGGGCAGGCACGGGGGGCGACGATGGCGCCCCCCGTGCTTTTCAGAACCGCAGCGCGGTGGTCAGGAAAAAGCTGCGCCCCGCCTCGGGATAGCCTTCGACCAGTGCATAATCCCGGTCGAAGATGTTGCGCATGCCGAACAGAATCTCGGCCCGGTCGCTGGCCTGCCACGCGAAATCCAGGTTGGCCAGCGCGAAGCCGCCCATGCGGGTATAGGCGATGGCCGCCGGATCTTCGGGCTGGATGGCGCTTTCCGACAGGCGCGAGCTTGAGACCTGCACCGAGGGCGAGACCGTCAGCGCCGCCGTGGCCTGCCAG belongs to Paracoccus sp. TOH and includes:
- a CDS encoding recombinase family protein, encoding MAKLFCDRNATAAQNFPALAAALELCRLNGAELLVARLDRIPFDRVGHAAVFADPGIRLRVAGLPYARKSELQIYARMIAQERAFDLEKQQTDQSHDLPWAAAGKANGERRPSDIADHALPIVLPMRESGSTLSEIASALNQRGWTTENGTAWRPTHVSRLLRDLR
- a CDS encoding LysR family transcriptional regulator, whose translation is MLIRHLRFFVTLAEEQHFGRAAERCNVTQPTLSHAIRKLEEELDLGLIVRGHRFLSLTAEGEKVLNWGRQILSDHDSMRDDLSRKHSTGLKGCLRLGVIPAAMPATAILTDAFMARNPHAEIVLRSMSSRSIQKGIDSFDIDGGITYLDNEPLQHVRCQRLYSERYVFATRQTDALAGRAGICWAEAVAHPLCLLSDDMQNRRIIDRIAASSGVTLKPRITTNSFLGVMAHLRRGPWCAIVPHTFGMVFGGVPDLALIPMTTPAQVQEIGLVLADRMPQSPMVRALQDCAQRAVANGLFGDADLHEP
- a CDS encoding DUF6478 family protein, whose product is MAMRPRKWIERKTRARALRHWEALADHAGTLGPGRLRGLREEALALRARLDRFLLRADRRVARSRAALDALHLPGGTDWRWRPGFMTGQISPRGVAGPESGGKLGDAAAVWHDCPERALILEQLDNAGATDLAPFGIRLEVFGFAGNFLSLSIDLPVSALAGLTRSHVLRLETGVLAERALNVYARLNIGHGPNIDEVTLQLRSFEPGQPGQQVTEFDLAYTEMNEKRLEKIWLDLIFESPRMNAVEIRELFFSRHLRAEF
- a CDS encoding HPP family protein; translated protein: MYSQTRAAEREKPRALAVYARLNLLPALVSGLGGAVAICLLAGLAQSLEHALLIAPFGASCVLLFALPQSPLARPRNVIGGHFLSALVGLLVLNLVGDSVLAMGLGVGLAIAVMQLTGTVHPPAGGDPLVVILTGAGWSFLGLPILAGTVTLVLVALAYHRLVSTRAYPG
- a CDS encoding NAD-dependent formate dehydrogenase; the protein is MAKVVCVLYDDPVDGYPTSYARDSLPVIERYPDGQTLPTPKAIDFVPGSLLGSVSGALGLRKYLEAQGHELVVTSSKDGPDSELEKHLHDAEVVISQPFWPAYLTAERIAKAPKLKLALTAGIGSDHVDLQAAIDRGITVAEVTFCNSISVSEHVVMTALNLVRNYTPSHDWAVKGGWNIADCVTRSYDIEGMHVGTVAAGRIGLAVLRRFKPFGMHLHYTDRHRLPREVEQELGLTWHETPRDMFPACDIVTLNCPLHPETEHMVNDKTLKLFKRGAYLVNTARGKLCDRDAVARALESGQLAGYGGDVWFPQPAPQDHPWRTMPHNAMTPHISGTSLSAQARYAAGTREILECHFEGRPIRDEYLIVQGGSLAGVGAHSYSKGNATRGSEEAAKFEKVG
- a CDS encoding molybdopterin-binding protein, translating into MQSDNPTAAILVIGDEILSGRTREGNAHYLSQVLNSIGVDLREVRIVGDDHDQIVAAIRALDKSLGGAWDMLFTSGGIGPTHDDITADAVADAFGVGIEINEEARRVMVARWEARGVEVTGNRLRMARIPLGAALIPNAHSAAPGFHIGNTHVMAGVPEVFRAMVEAIVDKLPTGRPSVSEALEVLRPESDVADELRAVADDFPDLSLGSYPFQRGQRYGTSLVIRGLDGQRVTDAMTALRERLAL
- a CDS encoding GNAT family N-acetyltransferase is translated as MIADPEIARAFESTWPAAEYAEAGGFRVGRGLGAGGRVSSARVLAPDWQAAAIPRIEAIQRGWDERPMFRVTDADTALQEALRAQGYRPGTPTAIMAADCAALAAEPAPPLAAFAIWPPLAIQRDIWAAGGIPASRQAVMERVAQPRTAILGRVQDRAAGAAFVARDGRVAMIHGIEVVPALRRQGVAGWLLRKAAEWAAAEGATRLALAVRRDNAHARALYQRLGFADLGGYGYWTRD
- a CDS encoding LacI family DNA-binding transcriptional regulator; the protein is MNTKRPRRPLTLRDVSEASGVSEMTVSRVLRNRGDVSAATREKVLTAARALGYVPNKIAGGLASQRVNLVAVVIPSLSNMVFPDVLGGISAELDDTGLQPVVGVTNYSPSREDAVLYDMLSWRPSGVILAGLEHSRAARAMLDNAGLPVVEIMDIDGEPIDTAVGISHRRAGAEMADEILAAGYRRIGFIGTHMPEDHRARKRLAGFEERLGEHGLQLAAREYYQGGSSLHKGRELTERILTREPELDFLYFSNDMIGAGGLLWCMEKGYDIPGRLGLAGFNGVELLDGLPMRLTTTDARRIDIGRRAARIVAGKEPRPENGIIALAPTIMPGETIRKP
- the ilvD gene encoding dihydroxy-acid dehydratase; its protein translation is MKNNRFDKSSLPSRHVTEGPARAPQRSFFYAMGISEEEIHSPWVGVATCWNEAAPCNIALNRQAQSVKQGVKKGGGCPREFTTITVTDGIAMGHEGMRASLASRDAIADTVELTMRGHCYDALVGLAGCDKSLPGMMMAMVRLNVPSVFIYGGSILPGRFHGRDVVVQDVFEAVGQHAAGNLPDAELEILERVACPSAGACGGQYTANTMACVSEAIGLALLNSSGAPAPYESRDQYGLASGEAVMALIERNIRARDVVTRKALENAARVVACTGGSTNAGLHLPAIAHEAGIAFDLFDVCDIFRDTPYFVNLRPGGDYVAKDLFDAGGVPVVLRELRKAGLIHEDCLTASGRSMGEELDRITREADGKVIHPVTAPLSRTGGVVGLKGNLAPDGAIVKVAGMAPEDQVFTGPARVFDCEEDAFEAVMRRDYAEGCVIVIRNEGPAGGPGMREMLATTAALSGQGMGKKVALITDGRFSGATRGFCVGHVGPEAAHGGPIALLRDGDIITIDAVGGALSVALTEAELAQRRAEWPGPRPTDYASGALWKYAQLVGKARYGAVTHPGAAAETHVYMDQ
- a CDS encoding NUDIX domain-containing protein — its product is MTKEIRISAALILDPDGRTLLVRKAGTRAFQQPGGKIDPGESPESALCRELGEEIGLQIGADALRHLGRFRAPAANEPGCQVVAELFLLRLSGEADIAAGAEIAEAVWIDPAAAGLPLAPLTGKEILPRLVAGLFRAPA
- the map gene encoding type I methionyl aminopeptidase gives rise to the protein MNDARQTREGIRIHEPQDFQGMRAAGLIAAQILDEVGALVRPGAATGALDDFIRGRVGELGATSATIGYRGYQHASCISVNHVVCHGIPGEKLLAEGDILNIDVTVIVDGWYGDSSRMYVAGKPSVKARRLIQVTHDSLMKGIEAVRPGATFGDIGWAIQSYVEQNRMSVVRDFCGHGLGRTFHAPPNVLHFGRPGKGPVLEEGMFFTIEPMVNLGRPETKILADDWTAVTRDKSLSAQFEHSIGVTADGCEIFTLSPKGLFFPDLG